In Pedobacter sp. SL55, the following proteins share a genomic window:
- a CDS encoding Mrp/NBP35 family ATP-binding protein: MIISEEKVLAALSHVEDPDLKKDLVTLNMIKDVKIEDKKVFFTLELTTPACPMKDMLKNACINAVKHFVAADAEVEINITSRVTKPMDTSQLKAIKNIVLISSGKGGVGKSTVASNLAVTLAADGAKVGLIDADIYGPSVPIMFDLVGAKPSAKETEDGKTLILPIEKYGIKLLSLGFFSDPDQPVPWRGPMASNAIKQLFNDADWGELDYLLIDLPPGTGDIHITICQSFPIAGAVIVTTPQQVALADTRKGLAMFGMPGINIPVLGVVENMAYFTPEELPENKYYLFGKDGGKELAQRFEVPFLGEIPLVQGITEAGDQGRPISLQTDHPQAISFKEIAGKIAQQISIHNVQATANC; the protein is encoded by the coding sequence ATGATAATTAGCGAGGAAAAAGTTTTAGCAGCACTTAGTCATGTAGAAGATCCAGATTTGAAAAAAGATTTGGTTACCTTGAATATGATTAAAGATGTTAAAATTGAGGACAAAAAAGTTTTTTTTACACTTGAATTGACTACGCCGGCCTGTCCGATGAAAGACATGCTGAAAAATGCCTGTATAAATGCGGTAAAACATTTTGTAGCTGCCGATGCCGAGGTAGAGATTAACATTACTTCGCGAGTAACCAAACCTATGGATACGAGCCAGCTTAAAGCCATTAAAAATATTGTTTTAATTTCTTCGGGTAAGGGTGGTGTTGGCAAATCTACCGTGGCGAGCAATTTAGCGGTTACCTTGGCTGCCGATGGAGCTAAAGTAGGTTTAATTGATGCCGATATTTACGGGCCTTCTGTACCCATTATGTTTGATTTGGTGGGTGCAAAGCCGAGTGCCAAAGAAACTGAAGATGGCAAAACTTTAATTCTTCCGATAGAGAAATATGGCATTAAGCTGCTTTCTTTAGGGTTTTTTTCAGATCCAGACCAGCCAGTGCCTTGGCGTGGGCCTATGGCTTCAAATGCAATTAAGCAACTTTTTAACGATGCAGATTGGGGAGAATTAGATTATTTATTGATTGATTTGCCTCCTGGTACGGGCGATATTCACATTACCATTTGCCAGAGTTTTCCAATTGCGGGTGCGGTAATTGTAACCACACCGCAACAGGTTGCGCTTGCCGATACCAGAAAAGGATTAGCCATGTTTGGAATGCCAGGAATTAACATTCCGGTGTTGGGCGTGGTAGAGAATATGGCCTATTTTACTCCAGAAGAACTGCCAGAAAACAAGTATTACCTTTTTGGTAAAGATGGAGGTAAGGAGTTGGCGCAACGTTTTGAAGTGCCGTTTTTGGGAGAAATTCCATTGGTGCAGGGCATTACCGAGGCTGGAGATCAAGGAAGGCCAATCTCGTTGCAAACGGATCATCCGCAAGCCATCTCTTTTAAAGAAATTGCAGGAAAAATAGCACAGCAGATTTCCATCCACAATGTGCAAGCAACAGCTAATTGCTAA
- a CDS encoding NifU family protein — protein MDLTARVEEALETIRPYLIADGGNVAIEEITSDNIVKVKLLGNCGSCKMSFMTMKAGIEQAIIKAVPEIKGVEAVDLAPQV, from the coding sequence ATGGATTTAACAGCACGAGTAGAGGAAGCTTTAGAAACTATCAGACCTTATTTGATAGCTGATGGGGGAAATGTAGCTATTGAAGAAATCACATCAGACAATATTGTAAAAGTAAAACTATTAGGTAACTGTGGGTCGTGCAAAATGAGTTTCATGACCATGAAAGCGGGCATTGAGCAGGCTATTATTAAAGCAGTGCCAGAAATTAAAGGTGTAGAAGCCGTTGATTTAGCGCCTCAAGTGTAA
- a CDS encoding RNA polymerase sigma factor: MLQRNKLVEISFIPLHLSISINEQELVKQCLAGEEKGYAMLYNKYAKRIYHAVFRVMGNSAESEDIVQEAFCIAFEQLGKLKKQNNFEGWVKRIAINQAISTLRKKKMVFADDSHLEAVADEDVDMDEEFLFQCQVDEVKAAIQSLPDGYRTIVSLHLFEDMGQEEIGNMLGISHATVRSQYHRAKKKIFTVLKDNAHYGT, from the coding sequence ATGCTACAGCGTAATAAATTAGTAGAAATAAGTTTTATACCCTTGCATCTGAGTATCTCTATAAACGAACAAGAATTGGTAAAGCAATGCCTGGCCGGCGAAGAAAAAGGCTATGCTATGCTCTACAATAAATATGCAAAACGTATTTATCATGCCGTTTTTAGAGTAATGGGCAATAGCGCAGAGAGCGAAGATATTGTACAGGAAGCATTTTGCATCGCTTTTGAACAACTTGGCAAGTTAAAAAAACAAAACAACTTTGAAGGCTGGGTAAAACGCATTGCAATTAATCAGGCCATATCAACCCTAAGAAAGAAAAAAATGGTTTTTGCTGATGATAGCCATTTAGAAGCGGTTGCTGATGAGGATGTGGATATGGATGAGGAATTTTTGTTTCAATGCCAGGTAGATGAGGTAAAAGCGGCAATACAATCTTTGCCAGACGGATATCGGACCATTGTTTCTTTGCATTTATTTGAAGATATGGGACAAGAAGAGATTGGTAATATGCTAGGCATTAGTCATGCAACAGTGCGCAGCCAATACCACAGAGCTAAGAAAAAGATTTTTACAGTATTAAAAGATAATGCACATTATGGAACGTGA
- a CDS encoding HEAT repeat domain-containing protein: MHIMERDVLKRYVEQHKDAFESEALPPNMLGNILDKLKEREEKKAAKARKLTFTWLAVACSLLITVGTYLFVSRGTDEIQKGDSKIAANKVKPVELPIVSKIEKQLIVEKPVVVKPVTTKQFAAHQPKADPYKEIYDGLKDSLSVASRLEAIIKVNGMASLSEKLKTELCKTFDKDGNDNVRLAALEVLSKFSNDIYIHEQLVAGLGKQKDPVVQLELVKIIGNNSSPETTNKLIAMANNPFTVNAVKEQVYYALLTNNN, translated from the coding sequence ATGCACATTATGGAACGTGATGTTTTAAAGCGATACGTTGAGCAGCATAAAGATGCTTTCGAAAGCGAAGCTTTGCCTCCAAATATGTTAGGCAATATTTTGGATAAGTTAAAAGAACGCGAAGAGAAAAAAGCTGCAAAGGCACGCAAACTAACTTTTACTTGGTTGGCAGTAGCTTGCTCTTTATTGATAACTGTTGGCACCTATTTGTTTGTTTCGCGAGGTACTGATGAAATACAAAAAGGCGATAGCAAGATTGCAGCTAATAAAGTAAAACCGGTAGAGCTACCTATAGTTTCTAAAATAGAGAAACAGCTAATTGTAGAAAAACCCGTAGTAGTAAAGCCTGTAACAACTAAGCAATTTGCTGCTCATCAACCCAAAGCAGATCCCTACAAAGAAATATACGATGGTTTAAAAGATAGCCTCTCGGTTGCGAGTAGATTAGAAGCGATCATCAAAGTAAATGGGATGGCATCGCTCAGCGAAAAATTAAAAACGGAGCTTTGCAAAACATTTGATAAAGACGGAAATGATAATGTGAGGTTAGCAGCCTTAGAAGTGCTTTCTAAATTCTCTAACGATATATATATCCATGAACAATTGGTAGCCGGATTGGGGAAACAAAAAGATCCGGTGGTACAATTGGAACTGGTAAAGATAATTGGGAACAACAGCAGCCCAGAAACTACCAACAAACTGATTGCGATGGCCAACAATCCGTTTACGGTTAATGCTGTAAAAGAACAGGTATACTATGCCTTATTAACAAACAATAATTAA
- a CDS encoding glycoside hydrolase family 10 protein: protein MKKVLLLAAMFLLQIAAFSQNPKREVRAAWITTHLSLDWPTSADAIATKQTKLLAILDNLKGVGINTIYFQVRGVADAFYPNAIVPWSNRLTGTYGADPGWDPLAFAVSACHERGMEIHAWLNPYRAATDEPLINSYSATHKAKTNPEWLLEYATTNPSTGYITRLKYFNPALAAVRNHINDVVSELVSNYDLDGIHFDDYFYYSGLGTQDASNFSSDPRGFSNINDWRRDNVTLLIQQLSNFY, encoded by the coding sequence ATGAAGAAAGTTTTACTTTTGGCAGCTATGTTTTTGCTGCAAATTGCTGCATTTTCGCAAAATCCTAAAAGAGAAGTTAGAGCAGCGTGGATAACCACCCACCTAAGTTTAGATTGGCCTACATCAGCGGATGCCATAGCAACCAAGCAAACAAAGTTGCTCGCCATTCTAGACAACCTAAAAGGAGTGGGCATCAATACCATTTATTTTCAAGTTAGAGGTGTTGCAGATGCTTTTTACCCAAATGCTATAGTTCCTTGGTCTAACCGATTAACGGGTACCTATGGTGCCGACCCAGGCTGGGATCCGCTCGCTTTTGCCGTAAGCGCTTGTCATGAACGTGGTATGGAAATACATGCTTGGTTAAATCCTTATAGAGCCGCTACAGACGAGCCCCTTATCAATAGTTATAGCGCTACTCATAAAGCAAAAACAAACCCAGAATGGTTACTAGAGTATGCCACAACCAACCCGTCGACAGGATATATAACTAGATTAAAATATTTCAATCCAGCCCTAGCTGCCGTTAGAAACCACATTAATGATGTAGTTTCTGAATTGGTGTCTAATTATGATTTAGATGGCATTCACTTTGACGACTACTTTTATTACTCTGGGCTTGGCACCCAAGACGCAAGTAATTTCTCGTCCGATCCGCGTGGATTTTCCAATATTAATGATTGGCGGAGAGACAATGTTACACTATTGATTCAGCAACTGAGTAATTTCTATTAA
- a CDS encoding family 10 glycosylhydrolase, which produces MYRNFTVPGSSPSVTTTGSEHYATQYADTKKWMEDGLIDYLAPQVYWAFSQVSGNAKFNYVTDYWNRQNFTRHLIIGLATYRTNDGTSSQYTVDEIKNQLNYLRSNTPNVLGTAHFRAAHTIISSTATKPTMEYVRDNQYSIPAIIPAMTWIDAIAPAEPTNLTPSLVAGKTQLAWTAPASTTDELQKVVRYAVYRSTMPTIDYSSSANLIAILPSSAVTYTDNAVTPGSGTSYYYAVASLDRISNESVASNVVPDAVTLPVKLINFAAKKDNNRVKIEWATASETNSDYFLVEKAGADGVFSYLDKQSSSSQNSTTVKNYVTLDINPFNGVNYYRLTQVDKNGDIAKPMLTSVDFNELIVVNAKAFPNPTQKEINFSLENFQGKSIKTKLINLYGQLVHEEEFSIQTGVGKYQLSLRNELPKGQYILTLSDHTFKKNIKLIVL; this is translated from the coding sequence ATATACAGAAATTTTACTGTTCCAGGTTCAAGCCCATCTGTTACTACTACTGGATCGGAGCATTATGCCACCCAATATGCCGATACTAAAAAGTGGATGGAAGACGGCTTGATAGATTATTTGGCACCGCAAGTTTATTGGGCATTTAGCCAGGTTAGCGGTAATGCCAAATTCAATTATGTTACCGATTATTGGAACCGTCAAAATTTTACAAGACATTTAATTATTGGCCTTGCTACTTATCGAACCAATGATGGCACTAGCTCTCAGTATACTGTAGACGAAATCAAAAATCAACTTAATTATTTGAGATCCAATACACCAAATGTTTTAGGGACTGCACATTTCAGAGCTGCACATACAATTATCAGCTCTACTGCAACCAAACCTACTATGGAATATGTTAGAGATAACCAATATAGTATTCCTGCAATTATTCCTGCAATGACTTGGATTGATGCCATTGCCCCGGCAGAACCTACCAACTTAACCCCAAGTTTGGTTGCGGGCAAAACACAGCTTGCTTGGACAGCTCCCGCCAGCACTACAGATGAGCTGCAAAAAGTAGTAAGATACGCCGTTTATCGTTCTACAATGCCAACCATAGATTATAGTAGTTCTGCAAACTTAATTGCCATTTTACCGAGTAGCGCTGTTACTTATACCGATAATGCGGTAACACCAGGTAGCGGAACTTCCTATTACTATGCTGTAGCTTCTTTAGATAGAATTAGTAACGAAAGTGTGGCTAGTAATGTGGTGCCAGATGCCGTTACACTTCCGGTTAAGTTAATTAACTTTGCTGCCAAAAAAGACAACAACAGGGTAAAAATTGAATGGGCTACCGCAAGCGAAACTAACAGTGATTATTTTTTGGTTGAGAAAGCCGGAGCTGATGGTGTTTTTAGCTATTTGGATAAGCAAAGCTCTAGTTCACAAAATTCGACCACAGTTAAAAACTACGTAACTTTAGATATCAATCCGTTTAATGGAGTAAATTACTATAGATTAACTCAGGTTGATAAAAATGGAGACATAGCGAAACCTATGCTTACTTCTGTTGATTTCAATGAGTTGATTGTAGTTAATGCTAAAGCTTTTCCAAATCCAACTCAGAAAGAAATCAATTTCAGTTTAGAAAATTTTCAAGGTAAATCTATTAAAACAAAGTTGATCAACTTGTACGGACAGTTGGTGCACGAAGAAGAGTTTAGCATTCAAACTGGCGTTGGTAAATATCAACTTAGTTTAAGAAATGAATTGCCGAAAGGACAATATATTTTAACCTTGTCAGATCATACTTTTAAGAAAAATATTAAGTTGATTGTGCTGTAA
- the def gene encoding peptide deformylase: MKLSIVAYGDPVLKKVCTPIDEDYPNLNELIANMWETMYNASGVGLAAPQVGLPIRLFVVDTGDNDDEPQYKKVFINAQILEETGEPWGFTEGCLSIPEIREEVFRKPNVLISYYDENWQKHEEQVSGFAARVIQHEYDHIEGKLFTEKINMLRKQLIKSKLDKITRGEVHADYKMKFPRQNKKR; encoded by the coding sequence ATGAAACTTTCAATTGTAGCCTATGGCGACCCTGTATTAAAAAAAGTTTGTACACCAATAGACGAAGACTATCCAAACCTGAACGAATTGATAGCAAATATGTGGGAAACCATGTACAATGCCAGTGGTGTAGGTTTAGCAGCACCACAAGTTGGTTTGCCAATTCGTTTGTTTGTGGTTGATACTGGCGATAATGATGATGAACCGCAGTACAAGAAAGTTTTTATCAATGCACAAATTTTAGAAGAAACTGGCGAACCTTGGGGCTTTACAGAAGGTTGTCTAAGTATTCCCGAAATTAGGGAAGAAGTTTTCCGCAAGCCAAATGTTTTAATCAGCTATTACGACGAAAACTGGCAAAAGCATGAAGAGCAAGTTTCTGGTTTTGCCGCTCGGGTAATACAACATGAGTACGATCATATTGAAGGAAAATTATTTACCGAGAAAATTAACATGTTGCGTAAACAGTTAATTAAAAGCAAATTAGACAAGATCACCAGAGGCGAGGTTCATGCAGACTATAAAATGAAGTTTCCTAGACAAAATAAAAAAAGATAG
- a CDS encoding M16 family metallopeptidase, with translation MEYNVHTLKNGIRILHVPAASAISHACILINAGSRDEEDAQMGLAHFIEHLIFKRTEKRTTSQILNRLESVGADLNAYTTKEYTCIHASFLHPYLDRTLELFNDIVFHSTFPEDEMEKEKGVVLDEIASYLDQPEEAINDDFEDILFRGHSFGRNILGTPETVASLSKKDIQSFVKNNYRTDQIIVAVIGNYSLNKLAKIGEKYFAEVPENTSSISRIAPVINAPLHQTVDKQISQSHCMMGTQTYSLYHPYKTGLLLLNNLFGGNGMSSILNLQLREKYGIAYTIESAYSPLSDTGIFAIYFGTDKEKAPKAMQLIRKEMNKLKQKPLTEVQLHKAQNKFIGQIALGEENRIGLIIAMAKSLLDYNHIDSLETVFQKIRQVSVADMSQIINEVFDESKWTSLLFNPID, from the coding sequence ATGGAGTACAACGTTCATACACTTAAAAATGGCATTCGTATTTTGCATGTTCCAGCTGCCTCGGCAATTTCACATGCTTGTATTTTGATAAATGCCGGTTCTCGCGATGAGGAAGATGCGCAAATGGGGTTGGCGCATTTTATAGAGCATTTAATTTTTAAACGCACCGAAAAACGAACTACTTCGCAAATTTTAAACAGGTTAGAAAGTGTTGGAGCCGACTTAAATGCCTACACAACCAAAGAATACACTTGTATTCATGCTTCATTCTTACACCCTTATTTAGACAGAACGCTAGAGCTTTTTAACGATATCGTATTTCATTCTACTTTCCCAGAGGATGAAATGGAAAAAGAAAAAGGTGTGGTGTTAGATGAAATTGCTTCCTATTTAGACCAACCAGAAGAAGCTATTAACGATGATTTCGAGGATATTTTGTTTAGAGGGCACTCGTTTGGCAGGAACATTTTAGGCACACCAGAAACGGTTGCTAGTCTATCAAAAAAAGACATTCAATCTTTTGTTAAAAACAATTACAGAACCGATCAAATTATAGTTGCGGTTATTGGCAATTACTCATTGAACAAGCTGGCAAAAATTGGAGAAAAATATTTTGCTGAAGTTCCTGAAAATACAAGTTCAATTAGCCGAATTGCTCCTGTAATTAATGCCCCTTTGCACCAAACGGTGGATAAGCAGATTTCCCAAAGCCATTGCATGATGGGCACTCAAACCTATTCGCTATACCATCCTTACAAAACAGGCTTGCTATTGTTAAACAACTTGTTTGGCGGTAACGGAATGAGCTCCATACTTAACCTACAACTTCGGGAAAAATATGGTATTGCTTACACTATAGAATCTGCCTATAGCCCACTTTCTGATACGGGAATTTTTGCCATTTACTTTGGTACTGATAAAGAAAAGGCACCAAAAGCTATGCAGCTTATCCGCAAGGAGATGAATAAGCTAAAGCAAAAACCTTTAACAGAAGTACAACTGCACAAAGCGCAAAACAAGTTTATTGGCCAAATTGCACTTGGAGAAGAAAACAGGATTGGCCTAATTATAGCCATGGCAAAAAGTTTGTTAGACTATAACCATATCGATAGTTTAGAAACGGTATTTCAAAAAATAAGACAAGTAAGCGTTGCAGATATGTCGCAAATTATTAACGAAGTTTTCGACGAAAGTAAATGGACAAGTTTGCTATTTAATCCGATAGATTGA